From the Oncorhynchus keta strain PuntledgeMale-10-30-2019 chromosome 13, Oket_V2, whole genome shotgun sequence genome, the window CATTATTCAGGGCTTATTTTCACAAACTGAAATTGAGCGAACAGTGTAGAATTTTACCAACCAGGAAATGACAGAGGGATTTCCACTAGGAAAACAGCCAAAGTCAGAACAGCTTTCCCATTTTGACAAGTGTCGCTTCAGCGGGGAAACCAATAGACGAATAGCACAGCAAATTACACTGGTGGGTATGTAATACTGTGAAACACTATCATTCCACTATTACTGCAGATAATGAAAACCTGAAATctacaatgcaaaaaaaaaaaaataatctatCCTTTGTAGCACCTTTAAAGTACAATAAATCTTAGTTCTGTATAAATGACCTTAATTGAACATTACCTCCACATGTCCATATCGTAGGATACAGCAAAAGAGAGCACGACCGTCTCCTACATTGTGTCCACAACACCTATCCACAGATCATGGTTCTAACAACCTACAAAAAGCAGAAGTGCTAAGCATACCAGGGATTATTGTCCTATGTATCATGGGAGGGCATTAGTTAGATCACTAAGCcaaaatattacatttatttaaGAGAATGATGGTGAAGAACATGGTAGGGTATGTAGTGGTTGAAAGATGGAAACTTGACATTGTAAAATTAAGCACCTTCAGAGATCGCAAGAGATAATACATTTGCCATCGCAAAGAAAAAGAGGGTAATTTCCATACTACTTTGAATATAAATTAAACATTGAAAAGCGTATTTTTCAGAATGGACCGAAATGCCATAGATTAAGTTAGTGCTGCTGCATATTGGCTTTCACTGACTGCAATGAGCATCGTCATGAAGCGCCTATAATAACGAGGAAAGATGGGGAAGTTCAGTGACGATAGTTCAAATCTGTTTATTAAAAAGCTTTGAAATCAAAAATGGCATCTGTAAAGAAAAGAAAACCATACATAAAACGCAGCTTTGGGGTATCTAGGTATGTAAAATCGGCATATAATTGAACACAAAATGTCTAACAAATCAAATTTGCATAGGTAGTTAAATCACTACGCTAACAGTTGCGTCGCAAAACGTCTTGAATACTGGTAAGTACCACCCAAAACCAAGATCACACCAGTTAAAGCGATATTACACTAACACGTTGTTGGACTAATTATGCAAATGAGTGTGTGGTTTATTAATCAAACTGAAGCTAGGTACAGCTCTGAAAAAGACATCTGCAGAATCTTCGTAACATTCATGTTTACCAAAATGACATGGATTGCTATTTAATTAACATTCAAATAGTCCCTTCATGAATATCACAGTTTAGAGGGTTTGTATCCATGAAAATTATTTTATGAAGGAAGAAATTTTATGTTAGGTCTTAGGCCAACATAGAGCCCTTAGGAGTACTGCGTCATTTCAAAATAGAACAACACCTCAAATACAGTAACCCCCTCTGCCTTTATCCTTTGCCCCAAAACAGCTTATGAACCTCGAACAATAAAATCAAGCAGAACAAATGTAAAACAGTTCAAGAAAGAGGACGAAACCGTAGACAAAAGCGTATTTTTTTGTATGGGTGGCCGCAAGCAATAGAGTATCTTCCAGTAAGTCGCAGGTGAACGCAACGCCACAGACGAAGGGGGGGTATAGTGCCACGTGCATCAGGAGACGACGATCTTGTCGGATAATTTAACCCTGGaaagagagcaaaccacacaagTCAAGCGCATTTTACTCATGGAGGAACGCGCTGAGGTTCAGTAAAACTTCCAGCATTCTTTAAAAGGCATATTACGATTTTACATTGTTCAGTTGAAGCAGATTTGGAGAGTTTGTAAAAAGCTAAGGATATGGTGAAACAATGCATTTGGAGCTTTTCTAGTCTGGTATTTTAAGCGAGACACTGAACGTCAATGCGAGGAGTCACCCCTAATTCAATCCTTCCACTCCCCATTGTTTTAAGTGAGCTAGATATGGAGTGTAATTGCATAGTGTACTATCCTGTTTCTGATATCTCACCTTGAGTCAAGCACCAGTGTGCTTTCAATACGAGTAGCGGGCAGGAGGGGGCAGAGGCACCCTCTCAGCATAGGGGTCTCTGGTACGTGGTACGCTGTACATCGCTGgcctggacagaggagagagccGAGAGCGCTCATAGGAGTAGCCGTTACCTGCGGGGGGCATGGGGGGAGGGGGTCTTCTGATGGGACTGCGATCACGGGCATAGTAGGAGGACGGAGGCGGGAGGGGGCGACGCTCGTACGGGTTGAGGGAGGAGGCCCCAAGGCGCTCCCTAACCATGGCAGaagggggtggtggtggaggaggtatgGCGCCAACACGCCTTTCATCTCCATAGCCTGAAAGGCCACCGTAAGGGGCAGGGCGCGCTCTGTACTTCTCATAGTAATCGACCACCCCGTAGCTTTCCCTCTCACGCTCATAAGCACGCTCTGGGGGGTAAGGGACTCGTctagggggaggtggaggggggccAGGGTAACCCCCTGACATGCGACCTCTGTAATGAGGGGGCTCACGCAGACCCCTGTCCCCAGGGTAGCCACGGGGTGGTGGCCAGTATCCACCCCTATCTGGTGGGGGGCCGtaatcctcttcctcccctctggGACGGCTTTTTGACATCTGAACGTGAATCCGTTTGCCTAAAGAGGAAAACTATGGTTAACAGTCAGACAGTGACACGCAAGTCCATATTTAACATCAGGACTTTCCAACAGTTCAATCGTAAATCTTAATGAGGGTAATTTTCTTACCTTGGAAGTCAGTGTTGTCTAATCCCTTTATGGCATCCTTGGCCTCATCTGAGTTGGACATGTGAATGAATGCGAAATTTTTTATGATGGCACATTCTGTCACTGTTCCATACTCCTCGAACAGAGTGCGGAGCTCATCACCGTTGCCTTTCTCCACATTGGCCACATGAAGTTTCACTGGACCCTGGTTCTTCCCCCTGCTAGGCTCCACATTGATTGGCCTGCCATGAAGCTTGAAGAGGTGCAGGCTGCGGATGGCTTTGGTTGCAGACTTGCGGTCATCCATGTGGACAAAGGCATAGTTTTTGAACTTTGCACATTCTGTCACTGTGCCATGTTCAGTAAACAGGGCCTCAATCTCATCCTTTTCGACCTCGTTAGGGAGGTTTCCAATAAAGATTTTCACCATCTTTATGTTAACGCAGAGCCTGTGAGATAGGAGAGGCATGTCAATATACCAGTTAGGCTGCAAATAAAACCGTGATGTCAAGTGAGTGGGCGGCATGGACAGGAAGTGCAATGGTTAacgttatgttagctagctaactagtgcAATTGAATTCAAACTGGCCGAACAATTGCTGAATACTAGTTAAACTATCTTCAATGTCTAAGTTCACATTTCTAAAGTCTGGCAAGCTGTTGTCTGGTAAGCAAAGTTGGAAAGCGGAGTTAGCTGTGGAATATCGAAAGTAGGCAAGACTTCCTCCATCACAGCGTCGACTGGGTGGCTAACAACGTTAGCAAGCCAacttagctaatgttagctagctagctaaggacGTTAGCTATgatagttaactagctagctcaATATAACGACCAAAAGAAAAATGTCAAATTCATGCAATACAATTATCGTAAAGCAAGTTCAGACAGTTAATTTGGCATAAAAATATAGAAATAAAGAACACATTATTGCCGTAGTAAGATTCCACAAACTCACCTCACTGCTACTAGGACGACGACGACACACGTTAACGTTACACCAACCCTTCCTTCTGTGCGTATAATGGCGGTCCACAAACAAACGTTTGAGGTGCATGAA encodes:
- the LOC118392040 gene encoding RNA-binding protein 4B-like, whose amino-acid sequence is MVKIFIGNLPNEVEKDEIEALFTEHGTVTECAKFKNYAFVHMDDRKSATKAIRSLHLFKLHGRPINVEPSRGKNQGPVKLHVANVEKGNGDELRTLFEEYGTVTECAIIKNFAFIHMSNSDEAKDAIKGLDNTDFQGKRIHVQMSKSRPRGEEEDYGPPPDRGGYWPPPRGYPGDRGLREPPHYRGRMSGGYPGPPPPPPRRVPYPPERAYERERESYGVVDYYEKYRARPAPYGGLSGYGDERRVGAIPPPPPPPSAMVRERLGASSLNPYERRPLPPPSSYYARDRSPIRRPPPPMPPAGNGYSYERSRLSPLSRPAMYSVPRTRDPYAERVPLPPPARYSY